A section of the Papio anubis isolate 15944 chromosome 2, Panubis1.0, whole genome shotgun sequence genome encodes:
- the LOC100999231 gene encoding solute carrier family 2, facilitated glucose transporter member 3: MGTQKVTPALIFAITVATIGSFQFGYNTGVINAPEKIIKEFINKSLTEKANIPPSEVLLTSLWSLSVAIFSVGGMIGSFSVGLFVNRFGRRNSMLIVNLLAVTGGCFMGLCKVAKSVEMLILGRLVIGLFCGLCTGFVPMYIGEISPTALRGAFGTLNQLGIVVGILVAQIFGLEFILGSEELWPLLLGFTILPAILQSATLPFCPESPRFLLINRKEEENAKQILQRLWGTQDVSQDIQEMKDESARMSQEKQVTVLELFRVSSYRQPIIISIVLQLSQQLSGINAVFYYSTGIFKDAGVQEPIYATIGAGVVNTIFTVVSLFLVERAGRRTLHMIGLGGMAVCSTLMTISLLLKDNYNGMSFVCIGAILVFVAFFEIGPGPIPWFIVAELFSQGPRPAAMAVAGCSNWTSNFLVGLLFPSAAHYLGAYVFIIFTGFLITFLAFTFFKVPETRGRTFEDITRAFEGQAHGADRSGKDGVMEMNSIQPPKETTTNV, encoded by the coding sequence ATGGGGACACAGAAGGTCACCCCAGCTCTGATCTTTGCCATCACAGTTGCTACAATCGGCTCTTTTCAGTTTGGCTACAACACTGGGGTCATCAATGCTCCTGAGAAGATCATAAAGGAATTTATCAATAAAAGTTTGACGGAGAAGGCAAATATCCCTCCCTCTGAGGTGCTGCTCACGTCTCTCTGGTCCTTGTCTGTGGCCATATTCTCCGTCGGGGGTATGATCGGCTCCTTTTCCGTCGGACTCTTCGTCAACCGCTTTGGCAGGCGTAATTCAATGCTGATTGTCAACCTGTTGGCTGTCACTGGTGGCTGCTTTATGGGACTGTGTAAAGTAGCGAAGTCAGTTGAAATGCTGATCCTGGGCCGCTTGGTTATTGGCCTCTTTTGCGGACTCTGCACAGGGTTTGTGCCCATGTACATCGGAGAGATCTCGCCTACTGCCCTGCGGGGTGCCTTTGGCACTCTCAACCAGCTGGGCATCGTGGTTGGAATTCTGGTGGCCCAGATCTTTGGTCTGGAATTCATCCTTGGGTCTGAAGAGCTCTGGCCGTTGCTATTGGGCTTCACCATCCTTCCTGCTATCCTACAAAGTGCAACCCTTCCATTTTGCCCTGAAAGTCCCAGATTTTTGCTCATtaacagaaaagaagaggagaatgcTAAGCAGATCCTCCAGCGGTTGTGGGGCACCCAGGATGTATCCCAAGACATCCAGGAGATGAAAGATGAGAGTGCAAGGATGTCACAAGAAAAGCAAGTCACCGTGCTGGAGCTCTTTAGAGTGTCCAGCTACCGACAGCCCATCATCATTTCCATTGTGCTCCAGCTCTCTCAGCAGCTCTCTGGCATCAATGCTGTGTTCTACTACTCAACAGGAATCTTCAAGGATGCCGGTGTTCAAGAGCCCATCTATGCCACCATCGGCGCAGGTGTGGTTAATACGATCTTCACTGTAGTTTCTCTATTTCTGGTGGAAAGGGCAGGAAGAAGGACTCTGCATATGATAGGCCTTGGAGGGATGGCTGTTTGTTCCACGCTCATGACTATTTCTTTGTTATTAAAGGATAACTATAATGGGATGAGCTTTGTCTGTATTGGGGCTATCCTGGTCTTTGTAGCCTTCTTTGAAATTGGACCAGGCCCCATTCCCTGGTTTATTGTGGCCGAACTCTTCAGCCAGGGCCCCCGCCCAGCTGCGATGGCAGTGGCCGGCTGCTCCAACTGGACCTCCAACTTCCTAGTCGGATTGCTCTTCCCCTCTGCTGCTCACTATTTAGGAGCCTACGTTTTTATTATCTTCACCGGCTTCCTCATTACCTTCTTGGCCTTTACCTTCTTCAAAGTCCCTGAGACCCGTGGCAGGACTTTCGAGGATATCACACGGGCCTTTGAAGGGCAGGCACATGGTGCAGATAGATCTGGGAAGGACGGCGTCATGGAGATGAACAGCATCCAGCCTCCTAAGGAGACCACCACCAATGTCTAA